A stretch of the Medicago truncatula cultivar Jemalong A17 chromosome 5, MtrunA17r5.0-ANR, whole genome shotgun sequence genome encodes the following:
- the LOC11437031 gene encoding aminoacylase-1 produces MATTRQLHSILSLTLLTLLLSTTTHSEHENDTPISRFQRYLRINTAHPTPDYTSAISYLISQSNSIPSIYHKTFEFSPGKPLLLFTWPGSHPSLPSILLNSHLDSVPAEPSKWLHPPFSAVRDADGLIFARGAQDDKCIAMQYLEAIRSLNSKGFVPVRTVHISLVPDEEVGGFGGWAMFVESDEFEKMNVGFALDEGQASVGDEFRVFYADRIPWNLKIKATGQPGHGSRLYDDSAMENLMKSVEVVSRFRESQFDVVKAGKALNSEVVSVNPVYVKAGVPTHDGFVMNVQPSEAEAGFDLRLTPTTDPDEMKRRIAAEWAPSVRNMSFEIIEKGPLRDCLGHPLMTATNDSNPWWLVFKQAIASAGEKLSRPEILASTTDARYIRQKGIPVLGFSPMKNTPILLHDHNEHLRDTVYMKGIQVYESLISSLSSFLEASH; encoded by the exons ATGGCGACAACAAGACAACTACACTCTATTCTCTCACTAACACTTCTCACTCTCCTTCTCTCCACAACAACCCACTCAGAACACGAAAACGACACTCCAATCAGTCGTTTCCAACGCTACCTTCGCATAAACACCGCACACCCAACCCCAGACTACACCTCCGCCATCTCCTACCTCATCTCCCAATCCAACTCCATCCCTTCCATCTATCATAAAACCTTTGAATTCTCACCAGGGAAGCCTCTCCTTCTCTTTACATGGCCTGGGTCCCACCCTTCTCTCCCTTCCATCCTCCTCAATTCCCATCTCGACTCCGTCCCTGCTGAACCCTCTAAATGGCTCCATCCTCCCTTCTCGGCCGTTCGCGACGCGGACGGCCTTATCTTCGCCCGTGGTGCACAGGATGATAAATGCATCGCTATGCAATACCTAGAAGCTATACGGAGTCTTAACAGCAAGGGTTTTGTTCCGGTTCGGACGGTTCATATCTCGTTAGTTCCTGATGAGGAAGTTGGTGGATTTGGCGGTTGGGCGATGTTTGTGGAGTctgatgaatttgaaaagatgAATGTTGGATTTGCGTTAGATGAAGGACAAGCTTCGGTTGGTGATGAGTTTAGGGTTTTTTATGCGGATAGGATTCCGTGGAATTTGAAGATTAAGGCTACGGGGCAACCGGGGCATGGTTCGAGATTGTATGATGATAGTGCTATGGAGAATTTGATGAAGAGTGTTGAGGTTGTGAGTAGGTTTAGGGAGAGTCAGTTTGATGTTGTTAAGGCTGGGAAGGCGTTGAATTCGGAGGTTGTTTCGGTTAATCCTGTTTATGTTAAAGCTGGAGTTCCCACTCATGAT GGGTTTGTGATGAATGTGCAACCTTCGGAGGCGGAGGCTGGTTTTGATCTTAGGTTGACTCCTACGACAGATCCTGATGAAATGAAGAGGAGAATTGCTGCTGAATGGGCACCCTCTGTTAGAAATATGTCATTTGAG ATCATAGAGAAAGGACCACTCAGAGACTGTTTGGGGCATCCTTTAATGACTGCAACTAATGATTCCAATCCATGGTGGTTAGTTTTCAAGCAGGCTATAGCCTCAGCTGGAGAAAAACTTTCGAGGCCTGAAATTCTTGCATCCACAACTGATGCTCGATATATTCGACAGAAAGGGATTCCTGTACTTGGTTTCTCCCCAATGAAAAATACTCCCATCTTGCTTCATGATCACAATGAG CATCTACGCGATACCGTGTACATGAAGGGAATACAGGTATACGAATCTTTGATAAGCTCCTTGAGTTCGTTCCTGGAAGCTTCACATTAA